The genomic interval AATCAGGCGCTGATAGACGGCGGTGTCGGCCAGTTCGCCCACCAGAATGGCGAGAAAGGACGCGCCCACGAAGCGCCAGGGCGTGTCGGTCAGGACCGCCGCCACGGTGTTCACGAGCAGGGCCAGCGCGATGGCGATATAAACGGCCCGGAGGCCCCCCGCCCGGTGAATCCGGTCGCGCAGGGTGAACACGGCCGCGAAGAAGATGGTCCCCACGCTGAGCAGCCCGAACACGGGCAGCGGGATGAACTGATTGAGCGTGAGGTTGGCGAGCAGGATGCTCAGGGCGTACAGCGCGGTCAGGATGATGACCGGGCGGCCGACGACGGAATAGGTCATGGCGTTTTTCCTCCAGCCGCAGCGACAAGACAGGTCACGGGCCAGCGCCCAGAGTAGCAGGCAGAGGGGAGCAGCTTGACCCGCCGTCAACCGGCCGCCGAACGGTCCAGCG from Deinococcus sp. HSC-46F16 carries:
- a CDS encoding VUT family protein; amino-acid sequence: MTYSVVGRPVIILTALYALSILLANLTLNQFIPLPVFGLLSVGTIFFAAVFTLRDRIHRAGGLRAVYIAIALALLVNTVAAVLTDTPWRFVGASFLAILVGELADTAVYQRLIQKSWWTRVLASNAVSVPLDSVLFTLLAFYGDMSSRDITQIIFADILAKYAIAALFALRVRQVSRAAA